One window of the Eucalyptus grandis isolate ANBG69807.140 chromosome 8, ASM1654582v1, whole genome shotgun sequence genome contains the following:
- the LOC104456353 gene encoding protein TIFY 6B isoform X1, giving the protein MDRDFLGLGPRAHRLPQEEDGNPELRGPGMQWSFSNEGSAPSQLLSFKASSDEGLGKGARDSLAASGSMIASQLDVERNRFGDRQAGSFYVTTAYPQRHLNAQPICRPQEARTFPSPKHLSQVATPVLQSHAVSASAELNVICSSAKPPSLRGFTFVPPASVPPTSTSLVGFTDARNAARSPAPPAQLTIFFGGSVYVFDDVSPEKAQAIMLLAGNGSSASGTKTVPSTQIQAPIAPITRPVPVDDLNRSGRSSMLSFSAVPSNVDQRRGKAVGAYDTSIRRPETPKAITSVAPARPTILPAVALPQARQASLARFLEKRKERAMTTSPYAPGRSSPDHTDSASDSLSRSTISTASCHRIDINQKL; this is encoded by the exons ATGGACAGAGATTTTCTGGGCTTGGGTCCGAGAGCACATCGGCTTCCCCAGGAAGAAGATGGCAATCCCG AGCTACGCGGACCCGGAATGCAGTGGTCATTCTCGAACGAGGGCTCTGCTCCTTCTCAGCTCCTTTCTTTCAAGGCCTCGTCGGATGAGGGGCTGGGGAAGGGCGCCCGGGATTCGTTGGCGGCGTCTGGATCTATGATTGCGTCTCAGTTGGATGTCGAG AGGAACAGGTTTGGCGACAGGCAAGCAGGAAGCTTCTATGTGACGACGGCTTACCCTCAGCGGCACCTGAATGCGCAGCCGATCTGCCGGCCCCAAGAAGCGAGGACTTTCCCTTCCCCGAAGCATCTCAGTCAAGTGGCCACTCCAGTCCTTCAGTCCCATGCGGTGTCGGCATCTGCCGAGCTAAACGTGATTTGCTCCTCTGCAAAACCGCCGTCTCTCAGGGGATTTACGTTTGTCCCTCCTGCATCAGTTCCTCCGACTTCGACTTCTCTGGTCGGCTTCACTGACGCTAG GAATGCTGCGAGATCCCCTGCACCACCAGCTCAGTTGACCATCTTCTTCGGCGGTTCGGTATACGTGTTCGATGATGTATCTCCAGAAAAG GCTCAGGCGATCATGTTGCTGGCTGGGAACGGTTCTTCTGCATCTGGGACTAAGACCGTTCCATCGACTCAAATTCAAGCGCCAATCGCACCGATCACCAGACCTGTGCCTGTTGATGATTTGAACAGGAGCGGAAGATCATCAATGCTCTCGTTTTCTGCAGTCCCGAGCAATGTGGATCAGAGGAGAGGGAAAGCCGTTGGAGCCTACGATACATCTATCAGACGACCCGAGACTCCAAAAGCAATAACTTCTGTGGCACCGGCTAGACCGACTATTCTTCCGGCCG TTGCTCTACCTCAGGCTCGGCAGGCGTCCTTGGCTCGATTTCTAGAGAAGCGCAAAGAAAG AGCGATGACCACGTCGCCTTATGCGCCAGGCAGGAGTTCTCCAGATCATACTGACTCAGCTTCGGACAGCCTTAGCCGCTCCACCATTTCCACCGCCTCTTGCCATCGCATCGACATCAACCAGAAGCTATAG
- the LOC104456353 gene encoding protein TIFY 6B isoform X2, protein MQWSFSNEGSAPSQLLSFKASSDEGLGKGARDSLAASGSMIASQLDVERNRFGDRQAGSFYVTTAYPQRHLNAQPICRPQEARTFPSPKHLSQVATPVLQSHAVSASAELNVICSSAKPPSLRGFTFVPPASVPPTSTSLVGFTDARNAARSPAPPAQLTIFFGGSVYVFDDVSPEKAQAIMLLAGNGSSASGTKTVPSTQIQAPIAPITRPVPVDDLNRSGRSSMLSFSAVPSNVDQRRGKAVGAYDTSIRRPETPKAITSVAPARPTILPAVALPQARQASLARFLEKRKERAMTTSPYAPGRSSPDHTDSASDSLSRSTISTASCHRIDINQKL, encoded by the exons ATGCAGTGGTCATTCTCGAACGAGGGCTCTGCTCCTTCTCAGCTCCTTTCTTTCAAGGCCTCGTCGGATGAGGGGCTGGGGAAGGGCGCCCGGGATTCGTTGGCGGCGTCTGGATCTATGATTGCGTCTCAGTTGGATGTCGAG AGGAACAGGTTTGGCGACAGGCAAGCAGGAAGCTTCTATGTGACGACGGCTTACCCTCAGCGGCACCTGAATGCGCAGCCGATCTGCCGGCCCCAAGAAGCGAGGACTTTCCCTTCCCCGAAGCATCTCAGTCAAGTGGCCACTCCAGTCCTTCAGTCCCATGCGGTGTCGGCATCTGCCGAGCTAAACGTGATTTGCTCCTCTGCAAAACCGCCGTCTCTCAGGGGATTTACGTTTGTCCCTCCTGCATCAGTTCCTCCGACTTCGACTTCTCTGGTCGGCTTCACTGACGCTAG GAATGCTGCGAGATCCCCTGCACCACCAGCTCAGTTGACCATCTTCTTCGGCGGTTCGGTATACGTGTTCGATGATGTATCTCCAGAAAAG GCTCAGGCGATCATGTTGCTGGCTGGGAACGGTTCTTCTGCATCTGGGACTAAGACCGTTCCATCGACTCAAATTCAAGCGCCAATCGCACCGATCACCAGACCTGTGCCTGTTGATGATTTGAACAGGAGCGGAAGATCATCAATGCTCTCGTTTTCTGCAGTCCCGAGCAATGTGGATCAGAGGAGAGGGAAAGCCGTTGGAGCCTACGATACATCTATCAGACGACCCGAGACTCCAAAAGCAATAACTTCTGTGGCACCGGCTAGACCGACTATTCTTCCGGCCG TTGCTCTACCTCAGGCTCGGCAGGCGTCCTTGGCTCGATTTCTAGAGAAGCGCAAAGAAAG AGCGATGACCACGTCGCCTTATGCGCCAGGCAGGAGTTCTCCAGATCATACTGACTCAGCTTCGGACAGCCTTAGCCGCTCCACCATTTCCACCGCCTCTTGCCATCGCATCGACATCAACCAGAAGCTATAG
- the LOC104456353 gene encoding protein TIFY 6B isoform X3 codes for MDRDFLGLGPRAHRLPQEEDGNPELRGPGMQWSFSNEGSAPSQLLSFKASSDEGLGKGARDSLAASGSMIASQLDVERNRFGDRQAGSFYVTTAYPQRHLNAQPICRPQEARTFPSPKHLSQVATPVLQSHAVSASAELNVICSSAKPPSLRGFTFVPPASVPPTSTSLVGFTDARNAARSPAPPAQLTIFFGGSVYVFDDVSPEKAQAIMLLAGNGSSASGTKTVPSTQIQAPIAPITRPVPVDDLNRSGRSSMLSFSAVPSNVDQRRGKAVGAYDTSIRRPETPKAITSVAPARPTILPAGSAGVLGSISREAQRKSDDHVALCARQEFSRSY; via the exons ATGGACAGAGATTTTCTGGGCTTGGGTCCGAGAGCACATCGGCTTCCCCAGGAAGAAGATGGCAATCCCG AGCTACGCGGACCCGGAATGCAGTGGTCATTCTCGAACGAGGGCTCTGCTCCTTCTCAGCTCCTTTCTTTCAAGGCCTCGTCGGATGAGGGGCTGGGGAAGGGCGCCCGGGATTCGTTGGCGGCGTCTGGATCTATGATTGCGTCTCAGTTGGATGTCGAG AGGAACAGGTTTGGCGACAGGCAAGCAGGAAGCTTCTATGTGACGACGGCTTACCCTCAGCGGCACCTGAATGCGCAGCCGATCTGCCGGCCCCAAGAAGCGAGGACTTTCCCTTCCCCGAAGCATCTCAGTCAAGTGGCCACTCCAGTCCTTCAGTCCCATGCGGTGTCGGCATCTGCCGAGCTAAACGTGATTTGCTCCTCTGCAAAACCGCCGTCTCTCAGGGGATTTACGTTTGTCCCTCCTGCATCAGTTCCTCCGACTTCGACTTCTCTGGTCGGCTTCACTGACGCTAG GAATGCTGCGAGATCCCCTGCACCACCAGCTCAGTTGACCATCTTCTTCGGCGGTTCGGTATACGTGTTCGATGATGTATCTCCAGAAAAG GCTCAGGCGATCATGTTGCTGGCTGGGAACGGTTCTTCTGCATCTGGGACTAAGACCGTTCCATCGACTCAAATTCAAGCGCCAATCGCACCGATCACCAGACCTGTGCCTGTTGATGATTTGAACAGGAGCGGAAGATCATCAATGCTCTCGTTTTCTGCAGTCCCGAGCAATGTGGATCAGAGGAGAGGGAAAGCCGTTGGAGCCTACGATACATCTATCAGACGACCCGAGACTCCAAAAGCAATAACTTCTGTGGCACCGGCTAGACCGACTATTCTTCCGGCCG GCTCGGCAGGCGTCCTTGGCTCGATTTCTAGAGAAGCGCAAAGAAAG AGCGATGACCACGTCGCCTTATGCGCCAGGCAGGAGTTCTCCAGATCATACTGA